A segment of the Candidatus Neomarinimicrobiota bacterium genome:
ACTGACGAGTCGGATAAATCCCCGGCGAAAAAGAAATAAATGTACCGCCAGCCAGATGATGAGGGCACAAGCGGCGATAAATTGGGGGAATGGACGAGGCGAGATAGAGACATTTACCATACCAGCTGCAGACGCCAAGAGCAATCCACCCCATAGGACCGTATTGAGCAACCCAGCAGTGCGTGTCTTGTTACGGTCATCAAAAACCGGCGCCGCAAAGAATCGGACCAATTTATCAGGAAACGCTATCATGATGTTCCTCACAGGATACTATTTAATCCCACCAGCTCCCAATTGGGACAGGGCTAGGACTAAGCTAACACAACGATGCTGGTTTTAATACCACTAGCCCAAGCGAGTACAGGGGTAAACTACCTGACCTATGACCCAGACAGGGTACCAGGAGCGATTCCACTCACTTCGCGCCTGAACCAGCCGCTTTTATAGTTTCTTACCAGTAGATCACGATATATCATGCCAAATATGGATTAGCCAGAATCGAAATGCAACAAAATCAGCATATTCCTTACCTCCGCTCATTCATATCAGGATTTATATCGGCTGGCGAAGACACCCTCATGACTGCGCTCGCTTCGCCGCAAAGCTCCTCCAGGAACCGTCGTCTGGCCCTATTGATCGGTCATATCCGACCTCACCGCGCCGGATACAAGCCTGGTGGGGCTCAGGCGTCAGGGGCCGGCTCAGTGTACCTACTTCAATCTGCCTGCCAATTCGGCTACCCTCTTGCCTAAGGCCTCGCCTTTGGCTAGAAACTGCGGCTGGACAAGCCCCTCTACCTGCTCATCGTTGAAGGGCGCCTCGCCTGTAATACCGGAGGCACCGAAAGCCTGCTGCCACGTCGGCCCCCCAACCACGATCATATTGAAGATCAGCATGGTGTGCAGGAGGTTCAGCTGGGTCAGTTCCTCCCCGGCGGAAATGCCCCCACCGGTAACGAAAGCGGCACCGATCTTGTCCTTCAACGGCTGCCCTGCAATTGGCCAGCTGTTGATGAACTGTTGAATCGGTGGTGCCACATTGGCATTATGCACCGGGCTGCCGAGGATGATAGCTTCCGCTGCCAGCACATCGCTGTAAGTGGCTTTATCAACGGGAAGCAGTTTAACCGCTGCCCCGGACACCGAACGGGCGCCCTCCGCTACTGCCTCCGCCATAGCCGCCGTGTGGCCCTGGACACTGTAATAAACAATCAGCACGTTCTGGCCGCATACAGCGGTCAGCAGCGAAATCAGCAGCGAAAACAGAACGGCCGGAACAATGAAGGTATATTTAAGCATATAAAATTCCTACCTTTGAGCGTTAGGATTCTTCCGACCCAACCCCATCATCCAGTAAAGAAAGAGGATATACGATGTTTCTAATAGTGCTCTGCGTCACCTGTGACGAGCAATGGCCTGGCCGAGCCACGGGGCAGCCATCAATCCCCGGATTACCGCCTCTACTGCAGGTATGTGGCGAGCCAATCCCAGACCGTCTCGTACCACAGCTCGCTGTTGAGCGGCTTGAGCACAAAGTGCCCTTCATCGGGGAAATAGAGCAGCCTTGATGGTACGCCCATCTTCTGCAACGCGGTGAAGGTCTGTAGTCCCTCGCTGATGGG
Coding sequences within it:
- a CDS encoding flavodoxin family protein translates to MLKYTFIVPAVLFSLLISLLTAVCGQNVLIVYYSVQGHTAAMAEAVAEGARSVSGAAVKLLPVDKATYSDVLAAEAIILGSPVHNANVAPPIQQFINSWPIAGQPLKDKIGAAFVTGGGISAGEELTQLNLLHTMLIFNMIVVGGPTWQQAFGASGITGEAPFNDEQVEGLVQPQFLAKGEALGKRVAELAGRLK